The Naumannella cuiyingiana DNA window ACGTCCACCTCGGATCTTCTGAACAGGCTGGATGAATGCGGTCTGTCCGGTGGACTTGAAGTGCTGTTCGAGCCAAACGAGGCAGTTCGAGAGGTACACAAATCCCTGCTCGTTCGAGCTCCTCTTGATCTCCTCACCGAGCACCTCGGCGTGAGCCTTGATCGTCTTTTCCAGGAAAGTCCGGAGCAAGTCAAGTGTCGCGTTTGGGAAGCGCTGGATGTTGAGCGCCGACAATTCCTTCACGATCTCGTGTATCGAAGCGGGGAACGACGTCGGGACCGTCAGGTTGTCGGTGTTCAGATAGTTCCTCTTCCGCGGAAGCGGCTTCGGCTTGTCCCGTCCAGCGTCGTTCGATCCGCGAGAGTCGCCAACTGCGCCGTCATGAGCCTGCGATCCCTGGCCCTGACCGTCGGAGCCCGGGGGCTGACTCCCGTTCGCCGGGGAGTTCGACGCCTCGGAGTGTGTGCTGGCCGTCTCGCCGTTAGCTGGCTCGTCGTCTTTATGCTCTTCGAGCAGGTCGCGCAGGTCATCCATGTACTCGACGTATCGGTCGCTTGAGGTCTTGTTGAGGGTACGCGTGTTGATCACGCCGTCGCGGATGTCGCTCACGATCTTCGTCGCGACTCGCTTGAACAAGCCGGCGCTGGACACGAGGGAGACCTCTCCAGTGCCGTTCTGGATGTGGATTCCGACGAGGTCGAGGAATCTCTCGTTCTCGTAGAGGCGCGCGAGGGTCGACACCGGGAAGCGGCGTTTGCGTGCGTAGTCGCCCAATGACGGGTCGTCGTAGGTGACGTTGCGGAACAGTTCGAGAATCTTGCTCCGCGTGATGAACTTCCGGACGTCGATGGTTGGGTACTGGGCGATCAGCTCCTCCGGCGATTTGCCGGCGTCGAGCTGCGCCTGGAAGAACGCGGCCTGCCTGGCGGGACCCCACGCCACGCGTTGATTGCCGGTGTGAAGTGCTGCGACGAGTTGGTCGGCATCGTCCTGCGAAGGCGCTTTCTTGACGGTGATACGGCGGATCGCGGCACGATCGGGCACCGCCTGTGCGAGCTTTCCGATGCGCGCTTGGTGATCGGGCGCGAGGTACGGGTTCTGGATAGCCTTCAGCGCGGCGACACGTCGATTTCCCTCGACCACGATCAGTTGACCGTCACGCTCCAGGACGATGGGAACCTCGTGTGTCAGCAGGCCGACCTTGGCGATACCTTCAACGAGGCTCAGTGCCTTCTCGTTGGTGAACACGTCCTGGACGATGTCGGATTCCGGAACGCCTTCGGGGATGTCGAGTCGGACGTTGCGCGGGTCGAGTCGGACGTCGTTGACAACGTCGACGACCAACTCCTCCCACGTAGACATGTCGATCATGACGTCCTCCGTTCAGCGAGAGCGTCTCGATTGGTAAGGGACGTGCGGACGGTATCGCGTGCTGTCACTCATTCCCCCACTCTTCGCGGTGTCCTTGCCGCCTCGGACCACTGCGAGAACGTCGCTGCGGAGGAAGCGCCAGGCCCGTCCAACTTTCTCGCCCGGCAGGGAGCCTTCGCGGGCGAGCGCGAGCACGGTCTTGGTGCTCACGCGCAGCAGCGCGGCAGCCTCCTCCGTCGTGAGAACTTCGTGTTCTTCCGCCATCTTCTCGCACGCTCCTCTTGCGGGGTCTAACGTCAGGCTATCAGCGACAGCCGTCAGCGACGTCGGTCCACGCGGAGTGGCGGTGCCGCCCGTGCTGCCCGCGAGGGAAAGCCGGTTCGTCGCGTTAGGGAACGAGGAAGCCCGATAGGCATCGAGAGCCTCCCGGTCGCCGCAGTGTCCCCGTGACTGACCGACCTCTTGCAGCGTGAGGCGGATCAGGGCTTCGCAGAGCTTGTGCAGGAGGGGGAGGTGCATGATGGGCACGTACGTGAAGAAGACCGCCCGGCGTCGCTACGACGAACGACAGTTCACCGTCCGCGCGGGCGCCGTGACCCGCCCGACCTGGCGGCGACCATGGGCCGGTGGCCGGCCCGCTGCTCGCGGCGGCGTGCGGCGTGCTCGCGGAGGCGGGCGCGGAGCAGGAGGACGAGGCTGACCGGCCCCATAATGACGAACTTCATCGCGTTGTAGATGAACAGCAGCACGATCAGGTGCAGCCACCCGAGACCGCCGCCGGCGATGAGCTGCACGCAGAGGTTCGCGGTGTACAGGTACGGGATGGCCAGCAGCATCGCCGGCAGGCCCCAGCGCAGTCCCCGGCGGGTGCGGATCGCGTCGAGCAGGATGTTGGTAGGCATGTAGCGGCGCAGGAAGTAGCGAGTGTGGACGCTGAGAGCCCAGATAAGTCGGAGCATGGACAGACCTCTTCAAAGGTTCGGCGACAAGAACCTGAAAGGACCGCCCGTTGCCGGGAAGGTCATACCGTCGCAAGGAGCGACAGCACCACATAAGAGGCCGCCTCGGCAGCCGGTTTACGACGCCGCGCAGACACCCGGAAGAGGCAAGGCGAGCTTGCCCGCCCCAACGCTCGCGTGTGCGCTCCGCGTCTGGGCGTGTCCGTGGTGGACTTGAGGCATGGATAATGCGTCGTTGCTGATTGACCAGCGCTCGGCCTCCCTGGCTGCCGCCGGGGAGGATGTGCGGGCGTGGGCGAGCGGGCGGCGGGTGTTCGTGTCCAGCCTGATCACCGACATGCCCGACGAGCGGGCCGCGGTGCGGGCAGCGATCGAGTCGGCCGGGGCGACGGCGGTGATGTTCGAGGATCTCGGAGCACAGGACGTCTCGGCCGAGCAGGCCTACCTCTCCGGGGTGCGCAGCTCCGAGGTCTACGTGGGCATGTGGGGTTCGCGCTACGGCGTGCGGATGCCTGACGGGTACTCGGCCACGCATGCGGAGTTCTTGGAGGCCGAGCGCAACGGCCTGCGGCTGTGTCTGTTCGTGCATGGCGAGACCGGCGGGGAGATGGATGGTGCGCAGCGCGATCTGGTTCAGGGCGCCCGCAACCTGTATACGACGAGCCCGTGGAGTGACCCGGACGACCTCGGTCGGCGGGTGCGGCGTCGTCTGGAGGAGTTGGCGGCGGAGGAACTGGCGCCGTGGGTGCGGGTGGGCCGGACACTGTTTCGTGCGCGGGAGATCACCAACGACGGGAAGACGATCTCACTTACTGCGGCGGTGCGCAGCGACGCGGTCCATGCCGAGCTGGTGCGCCTGCGGGACAACCGGGCCGGCGGTGTCCCGTTCGCCTCCCCTCACACGGCGCTGTCGGTGCAGATCGTGGAGTTGTCCACCAGGACCGTCTCGACGATTGGTCATGAGGAGCGGCTGACGTTGGTCGCACAGGAGCAGCGGGGCTCGAGTATGCGCGCATCCATCAACGGAGTATCGGCCGACGAGGTCGGGCAGCGGGCGCTGTCCGACGGGCTGTTCGGCACCTCGCTGCTTGGCCAGCAGATGGGGTGGATGGCACGCCCGATCGATCCGCTGGCATCGCTGCGGGGACTGGGCCTGGACGACAGTGTCCTGCGTCCGGTGGCGCGCCTCCTGTTCGCTGAGCGGCTGATCACTGACCAGGCCGCGTCCAGGATCGACTCGTTCGCGCTCGGCCCCTCCCACCAAGGCGCACGCCGGCTACGGGCCACCTGGACCCCGCCGCAGGTCTATGTGAACGAACCTGACCCAGCCCCCGTCTCGATCGACGGAACCGTGATGGGCCTGTGATCGAGACGGGCGCTCAGGGGATGGACCTGCGTGGTGCGGGTCTTGTGGATCGGCCAAGCCTGCTTCAGGTTCATGTGATTACAGACTGAGCGAGTCCCGCTCCTGCGTGCGACGCGTCGTGGGCTCATCCGCGCTGTTGATGATTCGGCTGGCGTGGTCGAGGGCGGTCTTCGCGCGGGCGGCGTCGATCTTCTGCGCGGTCGATGCGGGCAGGGCACCCAGGGGTATGTCGTCGGTGATGCCCCACAACGCTGAGGCCGACTTCGGGATCGAGAAGGTGAAGTCGAACCCGGCCACCGCCCGCCGTTTGCCGCGTTCGGTCTCCTCGGCTTCGATCCGCGCGACCGCCTCCCCCTTCGCGCCTGGGCTCAGGCCGGGGTCGAGGTCGGCGATCCGGGCGTCGATCCGCTCCGGCACCGACTTGTAGGCCGGGAACGCATGCCCGAGCGGGTCGCCGGTGATCGGGTCGCGGCCCATGCCCATCAAGAGCTGGAGCTGGGCCTCCGACACCCGATCACCGACCGCGAGCTGCCCCTTCCCGAGACCAGTGACACCAGCGCCGAACCATTGGCCTGGCGGTGTTCCCTCCTCCACGTAATACCTCGTCAACGGCGTGGACAGCTCACGGTCGCCATCCGCAGCCGCGACCGTACGCAGGAGATATCTGTAGCCATCGCCCGCGCTCATCACCCGCATCGAGACGGTCACACCACCCAGGTGCGCGACTCACTTCGAGGAGCTATTAGATAGGGCGCTCCTCGCCAAGCAGCCCCACGACCTCATGGGGTACCGCAAAGTGAGACGACTTCACGCCAGTCTCATACACGGCGTCGAGCAAAGCGGGAACGCCGTATGGCACATCCCCCTTTGCTTGAAGTTCGGCCGTGACGCGCTTGACGGGTCGCGTGAATCCACGCAGCATCTGGCTCTCGTCACGATTATCCAGTTCATAGACGCGCGCCCGCGAGATTCTTCCGCCATTCGCAATCGCTTCTCTGATCACATCAGCCTGCGTATGACCCTGAGAATCGAGCTCCCTCAGAACTGCTCTCGCCGCGTCAGCGCTCCACGGGACATGCTCTGGTTCCTCGTCACGCACTCGCTCGATGTCGTGGACGGACTCAAGGCTGGTTCCCACATTCAGCGCCGAAGAGTGCTTGATCAGGTCCGCTGGTTCGAGAAGAAAGAACCGACACTTAGTCGCTTGAAGGTACTCGTCGACCAGCTCGTGGCGGGCACCGATGATCGACCCTCGATCTGCCCGGTTCCACCAATCTTCTTTCGTGTCTGCGGTCACAAGCACCAGGTCGACTCCACGCTCACCGCCCTCAAGAAGCAGTTGATGCCAGACAAGATAGTCCCCTGACGCCCCTTCCGGGAGGTCAGACTCAAGCTTTTCTACATCCATATAGCCAGGCGGGATCGAGTTCTCTACCCGTCGTTCGCCCTCTTCGACCGCCTTCTTCCAGTCCTCTTCCGAGAGCGCGGGGCCAACAGAGTCTTCCAGCAATTGTTCCAGTCGTGCCAACAAGCTGTCTTCGGACGTGGGCGCGTGAGCGGAGACTCTGATGGGCTCCTCACCTACTCGTTCACGCAACCCGTCGTAGAAGTCGTCCACTTCTTTGGTCAGGTTGGCCCTTTCCGCACCAGGAAGGGCAACACTCTTGGCCCAACGGGTTATCGCGTCCTTCGTTGAGGTCGAGTTCTTCGCCAGCGCTGCTTGGGCGTCCCTGGACGCGCTGCCT harbors:
- a CDS encoding helix-turn-helix domain-containing protein; amino-acid sequence: MHLPLLHKLCEALIRLTLQEVGQSRGHCGDREALDAYRASSFPNATNRLSLAGSTGGTATPRGPTSLTAVADSLTLDPARGACEKMAEEHEVLTTEEAAALLRVSTKTVLALAREGSLPGEKVGRAWRFLRSDVLAVVRGGKDTAKSGGMSDSTRYRPHVPYQSRRSR
- a CDS encoding sulfate permease produces the protein MPTNILLDAIRTRRGLRWGLPAMLLAIPYLYTANLCVQLIAGGGLGWLHLIVLLFIYNAMKFVIMGPVSLVLLLRARLREHAARRREQRAGHRPMVAARSGGSRRPRGR
- a CDS encoding DUF4062 domain-containing protein; protein product: MSSLITDMPDERAAVRAAIESAGATAVMFEDLGAQDVSAEQAYLSGVRSSEVYVGMWGSRYGVRMPDGYSATHAEFLEAERNGLRLCLFVHGETGGEMDGAQRDLVQGARNLYTTSPWSDPDDLGRRVRRRLEELAAEELAPWVRVGRTLFRAREITNDGKTISLTAAVRSDAVHAELVRLRDNRAGGVPFASPHTALSVQIVELSTRTVSTIGHEERLTLVAQEQRGSSMRASINGVSADEVGQRALSDGLFGTSLLGQQMGWMARPIDPLASLRGLGLDDSVLRPVARLLFAERLITDQAASRIDSFALGPSHQGARRLRATWTPPQVYVNEPDPAPVSIDGTVMGL
- a CDS encoding relaxase domain-containing protein, with amino-acid sequence MSAGDGYRYLLRTVAAADGDRELSTPLTRYYVEEGTPPGQWFGAGVTGLGKGQLAVGDRVSEAQLQLLMGMGRDPITGDPLGHAFPAYKSVPERIDARIADLDPGLSPGAKGEAVARIEAEETERGKRRAVAGFDFTFSIPKSASALWGITDDIPLGALPASTAQKIDAARAKTALDHASRIINSADEPTTRRTQERDSLSL
- a CDS encoding PIN-like domain-containing protein, with protein sequence MGRGGLYSGFEAYRVLTAEDIKRALQHGVVALDTNVLLNLYRYNEKTVDDLLRVAEAAAERLFVPHQVVREFWRNRQSVIASLGSASRDAQAALAKNSTSTKDAITRWAKSVALPGAERANLTKEVDDFYDGLRERVGEEPIRVSAHAPTSEDSLLARLEQLLEDSVGPALSEEDWKKAVEEGERRVENSIPPGYMDVEKLESDLPEGASGDYLVWHQLLLEGGERGVDLVLVTADTKEDWWNRADRGSIIGARHELVDEYLQATKCRFFLLEPADLIKHSSALNVGTSLESVHDIERVRDEEPEHVPWSADAARAVLRELDSQGHTQADVIREAIANGGRISRARVYELDNRDESQMLRGFTRPVKRVTAELQAKGDVPYGVPALLDAVYETGVKSSHFAVPHEVVGLLGEERPI